A single region of the Mycoplasma mycoides subsp. mycoides SC str. PG1 genome encodes:
- the secG gene encoding preprotein translocase subunit SecG gives MINLLASTTKLAQQLILGFEIFIFIIAFIMIAIGLLQNKQSQTGLSALNGGNEELFSNSKERGLDKTLSIWMLVLGIIFFIIALTISIITNTML, from the coding sequence ATGATAAATCTATTAGCTTCAACAACTAAATTAGCTCAACAACTAATCTTAGGTTTTGAAATCTTTATTTTCATTATTGCATTTATAATGATTGCTATAGGTTTATTACAAAATAAACAATCTCAAACTGGACTAAGTGCTTTAAATGGTGGAAACGAAGAATTGTTTTCTAATTCAAAAGAACGTGGGTTAGATAAAACTCTTTCTATTTGAATGTTGGTTTTAGGAATTATATTTTTTATAATAGCATTAACAATAAGCATCATTACAAACACTATGTTATAA